In Prunus dulcis chromosome 1, ALMONDv2, whole genome shotgun sequence, the following are encoded in one genomic region:
- the LOC117616832 gene encoding uncharacterized protein LOC117616832 isoform X1 — protein sequence MGEDEPVTVGSSSSGIDSSNIGFQVLTYGLLALLKKQGWTQGTGLGASQQGRLEPVKAYLKDNKRGLGADTSRNKFFPVSENSDSSGNDEKNNSFVHLVQEEEGMGKGMVTSSGSSIAINPSNIGFQLLKKHGWKEGTGLGISEQGRIEPVQAYLKNNKRGLGADKLQKALNPPDSTVLNGKNDQELHSKKGKGLSKKMKKEQELEKRLQEREFERAFHREFWPDNV from the exons ATGGGAGAGGACGAGCCGGTGACGGTGGGCTCATCTTCTTCAGGCATAGACTCCTCCAATATTGGGTTTCAGGTCCTCACTTATGGGCTTCTAGCT CTTTTGAAGAAGCAGGGCTGGACACAAGGAACGGGTCTTGGTGCTTCCCAGCAG GGTAGGCTAGAGCCTGTTAAAGCTTACTTGAAGGACAACAAACGAGGCTTAGGAGCAGATACATCAAGAAATAAATTCTTTCCGGTTTCTGAAAATTCAGATTCTAGTGGAAACGATGAAAAG AACAATAGCTTCGTGCATTTGGTTCAGGAGGAAGAAGGTATGGGAAAAGGCATGGTGACTTCAAGTGGTTCATCAATAGCCATCAATCCCTCCAATATAGGCTTTCAG CTTTTGAAGAAACATGGTTGGAAAGAAGGAACTGGTCTTGGGATTTCTGAGCAG GGAAGGATAGAGCCTGTACAAGCATACTTGAAGAATAATAAACGGGGCCTGGGAGCAGATAAATTACAGAAGGCACTAAATCCCCCTGATTCTACTGTCTTGAATGGAAAAAATGACCAG GAGCTGCATTCAAAAAAAGGCAAGGGACtctcaaagaagatgaagaaagagCAGGAGTTAGAGAAAAGATTGCAGGAGAGGGAATTTGAGCGTGCCTTTCATAGGGAGTTTTGGCCAGATAACGTTTGA
- the LOC117615637 gene encoding uncharacterized protein LOC117615637, protein MENVKLGMLDGFLTTTRSHHKSLKSLFSRNKSNGDDQDSPSSAVNSPKPIPQLSTLANSVVSRCSKILQIPTEELQHHFDTQLPESVKELLTYARNFLEFCSYQALHIVSCRPDYLSDKEFRCMTFDMMLAWESPSVESKPQDKETASCSNQDSEDEDGWSLFYSSSTNMAMQVDDKKTVGLEAFARIAPACAAVADIITVHNLYDALTSSSGHRLHFLVYDKYIRSLDKVIKASKNALTSSIGNLQLTEGEMVLDVDGTVPTQPVLQHIGISLWPGRLTLTNSALYFESLGVGLYEKAVRYDLATDMKQVIKPELTGPLGARLFDKAIMYKSTSIAEPVYLEFPEFKGNSRRDYWLDICLEILRAHRFIRKNNFKETKKSEVMARAILGICRYRAVREAFHFFSSHYKTLLAFNLAESLPGGDLILKTLSSRLVLLNSSAAQHDVSGSPYAKRQPKLSPVSLIALTQLGFILEKEGNLEGEAIIVGDVCVGEINPLEMAVKQSLLDTGRAEAAQATVEQVKVDGIDTNVAIMKELLFPVIEVATRVQLLASWEHPCKSTAFLMLTCYSILRGWIRYILPSIFVFVAVLMLWCRHFNKGRPLQPFKITPPHNRNAVEQLLTLQEAITQVEALLRAGNIVLLKLRALLFAVLPQATDRIVLLLVFMAAVFAFVPLRYIILVVFVEAFTREMPYRKESSDRWVRRIREWWVRIPAAPVQLIKPDDNKKKKS, encoded by the exons atggAGAATGTGAAGTTGGGAATGTTGGACGGTTTCTTGACGACGACGAGAAGCCATCATAAGTCCCTGAAATCCCTTTTCAGCCGCAACAAGTCCAATGGAGATGACCAAGACTCCCCTTCCTCCGCTGTCAATTCTCCAAAACCCATTCCTCAGCTCTCTACTTTGGCCAATTCCGTCGTCTCCCGCTGTTCCAA GATTCTTCAAATTCCTACTGAAGAATTACAGCATCATTTTGACACACAGCTTCCTGAGAGTGTTAAGGAACTTTTGACTTATGCTAGgaattttttggaattttgctCATACCAAGCACTCCATATAGTGAGTTGTCGCCCAGATTATTTGAGTGACAAGGAGTTCCGTTGTATGACATTTGATATGATGCTTGCATGGGAGTCGCCCAGTGTTGAGAGTAAACCACAAGACAAA GAAACTGCTTCTTGCAGTAACCAGGACTCAGAGGATGAAGATGGCTGGTCACTTTTTTATTCAAGTTCTACAAATATGGCTATGCag GTTGATGACAAGAAAACTGTTGGGCTAGAGGCCTTTGCACGAATAGCTCCTGCTTGTGCCGCTGTTGCAGATATAATAACCGTCCACAATCTTTATGATGCACTCACAAGTTCTTCAGGCCATCGACTTCATTTCCTTGTATATGACAAATACATACGAAGCCTCGACAA GGTTATAAAGGCTTCCAAAAATGCATTGACCTCTTCCATTGGAAACCTTCAGCTCACAGAGGGAGAAATGGTCCTTGATGTTGATGGTACAGTTCCCACTCAACCAGTGCTGCAACATATTGGTATATCTCTGTGGCCTG GGCGGTTGACACTGACCAATTCTGCACTGTACTTTGAATCATTGGGAGTTGGTTTGTATGAAAAAGCTGTTAGGTACGATCTGGCAACAGATATGAAGCAGGTCATAAAACCTGAATTGACTGGACCATTGGGTGCTCGTCTTTTCGACAAAGCCATTATGTACAAATCAACATCTAT AGCAGAGCCAGTTTATTTGGAATTTCCTGAGTTCAAAGGCAATTCTCGCCGGGACTATTGGTTGGATATTTGTCTTGAGATCTTGCGTGCACACAGGTTTATTCggaaaaacaattttaaagagaCTAAGAAATCAGAAGTAATGGCAAGAGCTATTCTAGGCATTTGTCGATATCGTGCAGTTAGAGAAGCCTTCCACTTCTTTTCATCCCATTATAAAACCTTACTTGCTTTTAACCTTGCTGAAAGTCTTCCAGGGGGAGActtgattttgaaaactttgtCAAGTCGGTTGGTTCTTTTGAATTCCAGTGCTGCCCAACATGATGTTTCTGGGAGTCCTTATGCAAAACGGCAGCCAAAACTTTCTCCAGTTTCACTTATAGCACTTACTCAACTTGGCTTTAtattagaaaaagaaggaaaccTTGAGGGAGAAGCAATAATAGTAGGAGATGTTTGTGTTGGTGAGATTAATCCCTTGGAAATGGCAGTAAAACAGTCACTACTGGACACAGGGAGGGCTGAAGCTGCACAGGCAACTGTGGAACAGGTGAAGGTGGATGGAATTGATACAAATGTTGCTATAATGAAG GAACTATTGTTTCCAGTTATTGAAGTAGCTACCCGTGTTCAACTTTTGGCATCATGGGAACACCCTTGTAAATCAACGGCATTTCTGATGTTGACATGCTACTCTATACTAAG GGGTTGGATCAGATATATATTGCCATCAATTTTTGTATTCGTTGCAGTTCTTATGCTCTGGTGCAGGCATTTTAACAAAGGGAGACCATTACAACCATTCAAAATAACACCTCCCCATAACCGAAATGCAGTAGAGCAGCTGCTGACATTGCAAGAAGCCATCACTCAAGTTGAAGCATTACTTCGAGCTGGGAATATTGTTCTCCTGAAGCTAAGAGCTCTCCTGTTTGCGGTTCTTCCACAG GCAACGGACAGAATTGTTTTACTGCTGGTTTTCATGGCAGCAGTGTTTGCATTTGTGCCTCTGAGATATATAATCCTGGTAGTATTTGTAGAGGCTTTTACAAGGGAAATGCCATATAGAAAAGAAAGCAGTGACAGGTGGGTGAGGCGAATTAGAGAATGGTGGGTCAGGATACCAGCAGCTCCCGTTCAACTCATTAAACCTGATgataacaagaaaaagaaatcatag
- the LOC117616832 gene encoding protein pxr1 isoform X2, protein MGEDEPVTVGSSSSGIDSSNIGFQLLKKQGWTQGTGLGASQQGRLEPVKAYLKDNKRGLGADTSRNKFFPVSENSDSSGNDEKNNSFVHLVQEEEGMGKGMVTSSGSSIAINPSNIGFQLLKKHGWKEGTGLGISEQGRIEPVQAYLKNNKRGLGADKLQKALNPPDSTVLNGKNDQELHSKKGKGLSKKMKKEQELEKRLQEREFERAFHREFWPDNV, encoded by the exons ATGGGAGAGGACGAGCCGGTGACGGTGGGCTCATCTTCTTCAGGCATAGACTCCTCCAATATTGGGTTTCAG CTTTTGAAGAAGCAGGGCTGGACACAAGGAACGGGTCTTGGTGCTTCCCAGCAG GGTAGGCTAGAGCCTGTTAAAGCTTACTTGAAGGACAACAAACGAGGCTTAGGAGCAGATACATCAAGAAATAAATTCTTTCCGGTTTCTGAAAATTCAGATTCTAGTGGAAACGATGAAAAG AACAATAGCTTCGTGCATTTGGTTCAGGAGGAAGAAGGTATGGGAAAAGGCATGGTGACTTCAAGTGGTTCATCAATAGCCATCAATCCCTCCAATATAGGCTTTCAG CTTTTGAAGAAACATGGTTGGAAAGAAGGAACTGGTCTTGGGATTTCTGAGCAG GGAAGGATAGAGCCTGTACAAGCATACTTGAAGAATAATAAACGGGGCCTGGGAGCAGATAAATTACAGAAGGCACTAAATCCCCCTGATTCTACTGTCTTGAATGGAAAAAATGACCAG GAGCTGCATTCAAAAAAAGGCAAGGGACtctcaaagaagatgaagaaagagCAGGAGTTAGAGAAAAGATTGCAGGAGAGGGAATTTGAGCGTGCCTTTCATAGGGAGTTTTGGCCAGATAACGTTTGA